The proteins below are encoded in one region of Christensenellaceae bacterium 44-20:
- a CDS encoding GNAT family N-acetyltransferase → MIRELRQEDREIFLAMCQKFYQSSAVLHGIPAANMEETFRRVVAGSPYAQGYLLTHQGETAGYLLTSTTYSNEVGGLVIWLEELYLEEKFRGLGLGGAAMEYIRQNCPADVRRLRLEVTPCNQGAIRLYERKGYQKLDYIQMVQDF, encoded by the coding sequence ATGATTCGAGAACTGAGGCAGGAAGACCGGGAAATCTTCCTGGCAATGTGCCAAAAATTTTACCAGAGTTCCGCCGTTCTGCACGGCATCCCTGCGGCCAACATGGAGGAGACCTTCCGGCGGGTTGTGGCCGGCTCGCCCTATGCGCAGGGCTATCTGCTCACCCACCAGGGCGAGACTGCGGGCTATCTGCTCACCAGCACGACTTATTCCAACGAGGTCGGCGGGCTGGTGATTTGGCTGGAGGAGCTCTATCTGGAGGAGAAGTTCCGGGGGCTGGGCCTGGGCGGCGCGGCCATGGAGTATATTCGGCAGAACTGCCCGGCAGACGTGCGGCGCCTGCGCCTGGAGGTTACCCCCTGCAATCAGGGCGCCATCCGGCTCTACGAGCGCAAAGGCTACCAGAAGCTGGACTACATTCAGATGGTTCAGGATTTTTAA
- a CDS encoding glycerophosphodiester phosphodiesterase, whose translation MKIWAHRGASAAAPENTMEAFSLAAQMGADGIELDIQLSADGEVVVLHDETVDRTSSGSGRVCDLTLAQLRELDFSCGMAAYTGARIPTLREVYAAFAKSGMFFNVEIKCEQGDYRTLCEKALALEKEAGMAGRVLYSSFNWDAMREVRALCPQAETALLYERALWSPQNYALQLGAGAVHPSGYTLLVPGVVRRCHKKGVRVHAWTIDSPFALRQMARMGVDAVITNRPAFAREILQK comes from the coding sequence ATGAAAATTTGGGCGCACCGGGGGGCCAGCGCGGCCGCGCCGGAAAACACCATGGAGGCTTTTTCTCTGGCTGCCCAGATGGGCGCAGACGGCATCGAGCTGGATATTCAGCTTTCGGCAGACGGCGAAGTTGTCGTCCTACACGACGAGACGGTGGACCGCACTTCTTCGGGCAGCGGCCGGGTTTGCGATTTGACGCTGGCGCAGCTGAGGGAGCTGGATTTTTCCTGCGGCATGGCGGCCTACACGGGCGCGCGCATTCCCACGCTCCGGGAGGTTTACGCGGCGTTTGCCAAAAGCGGGATGTTCTTCAATGTGGAAATCAAATGCGAGCAGGGGGATTACCGCACGCTCTGCGAGAAAGCGCTAGCGCTGGAAAAAGAGGCGGGCATGGCCGGGCGCGTTCTCTACTCCTCCTTCAACTGGGACGCGATGCGGGAGGTGCGGGCGCTCTGCCCACAGGCCGAGACTGCCCTGCTCTACGAGCGCGCCTTATGGAGCCCGCAGAACTATGCTCTACAGCTGGGGGCCGGGGCTGTGCACCCCTCGGGGTATACCCTGCTGGTTCCGGGGGTAGTGCGCCGCTGCCATAAGAAGGGAGTGCGCGTGCACGCCTGGACCATCGACTCCCCCTTCGCCCTCCGGCAGATGGCGCGGATGGGCGTGGACGCCGTCATCACCAACCGGCCGGCGTTTGCCCGGGAAATTTTGCAGAAATAG